The following is a genomic window from Deltaproteobacteria bacterium HGW-Deltaproteobacteria-4.
CAGCAGATCGCGGCCGACATTGAATTGCAGCATCAGGACAAAGAAGCTGCCAGGATCCGGCTGCGCGAAGGCCTTGCTCATCTCGGCGGAGAAGCGTTCGATCGGCAGCAGCTGCAACCGCTCATGCCAATCTGCGCTCTCGATGAGTTCCGTCGTCTGCGGGGCCAGACTCCAGCCATCGGCGGCAAAGCGGAAAGCCCGGAAAAGGCGGGTCGGATCAGCGCTGAAAGTGCCGGCGGAACAGGGACGCAACTGTCGGAGATTGAGATCATTCACCCCCCCCAGCGGGTCATATAGCTTCCCCTCCAGATCGAGAGCGAGGGCGTTGACAGTAAAGTCGCGGCGGCGCAGGTCGTCCGCCAGTTCGGCAACACCGCCGATGCAGGTCGCCTCGACCTTGCCGAGAGCCGCCGAGTGATAAAGGTGGATCGGTGGCGCATCTTTCGGCTTTACCTCCCGGAAACGGCGGCTCGTCAACTCCTGCTCCGGCAGGGCAACAACGAGATCGAGATCAACGCTCTCCCTGCCGAGGAGAAGATCGCGTACCGCGCCGCCGACAAGGAAGATCCGGTTATAAAGTTCCGGCGGGAAGAGGGGACGTAGCTGCTCCAAGGCAGCGCAGTTGTCGAGATCTGTGTGCATCAGGCGATCCGCACGGTC
Proteins encoded in this region:
- a CDS encoding phosphohydrolase, with product MHTDLDNCAALEQLRPLFPPELYNRIFLVGGAVRDLLLGRESVDLDLVVALPEQELTSRRFREVKPKDAPPIHLYHSAALGKVEATCIGGVAELADDLRRRDFTVNALALDLEGKLYDPLGGVNDLNLRQLRPCSAGTFSADPTRLFRAFRFAADGWSLAPQTTELIESADWHERLQLLPIERFSAEMSKAFAQPDPGSFFVLMLQFNVGRDLLPELFRMPQIPAGPLEHHPEGDLFTHNCEVLANMVAQSAEPRARFCAFFHDLGKLATDPALYPKHHGHDDAGFTMAPAFCNRLALPATWRTALAWSSRLHGPANRWQETRDSTRIRIAEGAIKGGISEILPQLTAADWPEGPGMPDWHFALAAARLSSAQLDIDAEQLERLTPVEKGSLILQKRVEWLRRMRREGERQKI